In Paractinoplanes brasiliensis, the following proteins share a genomic window:
- a CDS encoding ricin-type beta-trefoil lectin domain protein — MARPYRWIAVAAVAVTTIGLTPLTSFADDTPGPTPYPRPDVAQTLDLPAGVVAAMRRDLNLTDEQIAERLRVEAAAPVVQKRLKAKLGQAYGGAWIKKGERRLTVAVTTEAAAEQVRAEGAEAQLVGRGESALAADRAKLDKRGAKAGDAIRAWRADPETNTVVVTVKPGAEAQARKFAKDSGVSTVTVETSAVAPKPVYDVRGGDQYVINGNTLCSVGFPARRGGAPGFVTAGHCGGRGAPTRGFNNVDMGSFQESEFPTTDMAYVGVNGNWTPQPWVNNYAGGNVVVAGSNDAAIGSSICRSGRTSSWTCGTLQGRNETINYSNGPVYGMSRMSACANPGDSGGSVIAGNQAQGVTSGISGGCGAANPQTWFQPVNPILSRWGIALVTSGGGSAGGAVISALNSRCLDVPNGNFSDGVRVQMWNCNGSAAQRWEFVNGTLRTSNNMCLDVAWGSTANGAILQIVTCSGNPAQQWVLSAAGDLVNPQANKCADIDAWNPDEGAVLVLWECHGGANQKWRRG, encoded by the coding sequence ATGGCTCGCCCGTACCGGTGGATCGCGGTTGCCGCAGTCGCGGTGACGACGATCGGACTGACCCCCCTCACCAGCTTCGCCGACGACACCCCCGGCCCCACGCCCTACCCTCGGCCCGACGTGGCGCAGACCCTGGACCTGCCGGCCGGCGTCGTCGCGGCGATGCGGCGTGACCTGAACCTGACCGACGAGCAGATCGCCGAGCGCTTGCGCGTCGAGGCCGCGGCCCCAGTGGTGCAGAAGCGCCTGAAGGCCAAGCTCGGGCAGGCGTACGGCGGCGCCTGGATCAAGAAGGGCGAGCGGCGCCTCACCGTCGCCGTCACCACCGAGGCCGCCGCCGAACAGGTCCGGGCCGAGGGTGCCGAGGCTCAGCTCGTCGGCCGGGGCGAGAGCGCCCTGGCAGCCGACCGCGCGAAGCTGGACAAGCGCGGCGCGAAGGCGGGCGACGCCATCCGGGCCTGGCGTGCCGACCCCGAGACCAACACCGTCGTAGTGACGGTCAAGCCGGGCGCCGAGGCGCAGGCCCGCAAGTTCGCCAAGGACAGCGGCGTCAGCACGGTCACCGTCGAGACCTCCGCGGTCGCCCCGAAACCGGTGTACGACGTCCGCGGCGGCGACCAGTACGTCATCAACGGCAACACGCTGTGCTCGGTCGGCTTCCCGGCCCGCCGCGGTGGTGCGCCCGGCTTCGTCACCGCCGGTCACTGCGGCGGCCGAGGCGCCCCGACCCGCGGCTTCAACAACGTCGACATGGGCAGCTTCCAGGAGTCGGAGTTCCCGACCACCGACATGGCCTACGTGGGCGTGAACGGCAACTGGACCCCGCAGCCGTGGGTGAACAACTACGCCGGCGGCAACGTCGTCGTGGCCGGCTCCAACGACGCCGCGATCGGCTCCTCGATCTGCCGCTCGGGCCGCACCTCCTCGTGGACCTGCGGCACCCTGCAGGGCCGCAACGAGACGATCAACTACTCGAACGGCCCGGTGTACGGCATGAGCCGGATGAGCGCCTGCGCCAACCCCGGAGACTCCGGTGGCTCGGTCATCGCCGGCAACCAGGCGCAGGGCGTCACCTCGGGCATCTCCGGCGGCTGTGGCGCGGCCAACCCGCAGACCTGGTTCCAGCCGGTCAACCCGATCCTGTCGCGCTGGGGCATCGCCCTGGTCACCAGCGGCGGCGGCAGTGCCGGAGGTGCGGTCATCAGCGCGCTGAACAGCCGCTGCCTGGACGTACCCAACGGCAACTTCTCGGACGGCGTACGGGTGCAGATGTGGAACTGCAACGGCTCGGCCGCCCAGAGGTGGGAGTTCGTCAACGGAACGCTGCGTACGTCCAACAACATGTGCCTTGACGTGGCGTGGGGCTCGACGGCGAACGGCGCGATCCTGCAGATCGTCACCTGCTCGGGCAACCCGGCCCAGCAGTGGGTTCTGTCGGCCGCCGGCGACCTGGTGAACCCGCAGGCCAACAAGTGCGCCGACATCGACGCGTGGAACCCGGACGAGGGCGCCGTGCTGGTGCTGTGGGAATGCCACGGCGGCGCGAACCAGAAGTGGCGCCGCGGTTAG
- a CDS encoding DUF397 domain-containing protein, giving the protein MSSETGWIISSRSTGNGGSCVEARRQDGLIEVRNSKAREAGTVVFTVEEWDSFLFGAKRGEFDQLLSD; this is encoded by the coding sequence ATGAGCAGCGAAACCGGCTGGATCATTTCCAGCAGGTCGACAGGTAACGGAGGCAGTTGCGTCGAGGCCCGCCGTCAGGACGGCCTCATCGAGGTCCGCAACAGCAAGGCACGCGAGGCCGGCACCGTGGTTTTCACGGTCGAGGAATGGGACTCGTTCCTGTTCGGAGCGAAGCGCGGCGAGTTCGACCAACTCCTGAGCGACTGA
- a CDS encoding cytochrome P450, translating into MGGYQDVQRLAPMAVLGAFRRDPLELFADVARAPAGIAETSAFGRRMVFITHPDHVVHVLRDNHRNYTKDAPVYRVARPFLGDGLTVSPGGEEWLRRRRLVQPAFGRSTVEDAARVTEECLAEVAGRWATTDTVDASAEMSALSMRFACRILFGTELTAEAAALVEDLRLICDHVANFLARPFPPLAVPTPANLRFRAAMRRVRATVAELVADPRTELISRLTADGGSTREQVTDEVLGLFFAGHETLGHTLAWCWQLLAGHPAAAARLHAELDDVLGDRRPASADLPRLVYTRQVVDEAMRLYPVVWIMMRRAVGDDTIGGHRIGAGSLVTWSPYAGNRHPDVWQRPDDFWPERFADEAGRGAAYHRNSVVPFGLGPRACPGSNLATIQACLTVATLARHVRGTPPPGAAVAPVPSITLRPAGPVPLHLAGG; encoded by the coding sequence ATGGGCGGTTACCAGGACGTCCAGAGGCTGGCGCCGATGGCCGTGCTCGGCGCGTTCCGGCGGGATCCGCTGGAGTTGTTCGCCGACGTGGCGCGGGCGCCGGCAGGCATCGCGGAGACGAGCGCGTTCGGACGCCGTATGGTCTTCATCACTCACCCGGACCACGTGGTGCACGTGCTGCGCGACAACCACCGCAACTACACCAAGGACGCGCCGGTGTACCGGGTCGCCCGCCCGTTCCTCGGGGACGGCCTGACGGTGTCGCCGGGCGGGGAGGAATGGCTGCGGCGCCGCCGCCTGGTGCAGCCGGCGTTCGGCCGCAGCACAGTGGAGGACGCCGCCCGGGTCACCGAGGAATGTCTCGCCGAGGTCGCCGGCCGCTGGGCCACGACGGACACCGTCGACGCGTCCGCGGAGATGTCGGCGCTGTCGATGCGTTTCGCCTGCCGCATCCTGTTCGGGACGGAACTGACCGCCGAGGCCGCGGCGCTCGTCGAGGACCTGCGGCTGATCTGCGACCACGTGGCGAACTTCCTGGCCCGGCCGTTCCCGCCGCTCGCCGTGCCGACCCCGGCGAACCTGCGGTTCCGGGCCGCCATGCGCCGGGTCCGGGCCACTGTCGCCGAGCTGGTCGCCGACCCGAGGACCGAGCTGATCTCGCGACTGACCGCCGACGGCGGGTCCACCCGCGAGCAGGTGACCGACGAGGTGCTCGGCTTGTTCTTCGCGGGGCACGAGACCCTCGGCCACACGCTCGCCTGGTGCTGGCAGCTGCTGGCCGGGCATCCCGCCGCCGCGGCACGACTGCACGCGGAACTGGACGACGTCCTCGGTGACCGGCGGCCGGCTTCGGCGGATCTGCCCCGGCTGGTCTACACCCGGCAGGTCGTCGACGAGGCCATGCGGCTCTACCCGGTCGTGTGGATCATGATGCGGCGGGCCGTGGGGGACGACACGATCGGCGGCCATCGGATCGGCGCGGGGTCGTTGGTCACCTGGAGCCCGTACGCAGGCAACCGTCACCCGGACGTCTGGCAGCGCCCGGACGACTTCTGGCCGGAGCGTTTCGCCGACGAGGCCGGCCGCGGCGCCGCGTACCACCGGAATTCCGTGGTCCCGTTCGGCCTCGGCCCGCGTGCCTGCCCGGGCTCGAACCTCGCAACGATCCAGGCGTGCCTGACCGTGGCGACGCTTGCCCGGCACGTCCGCGGCACACCGCCGCCGGGCGCCGCCGTGGCCCCGGTCCCGTCCATCACCCTGCGCCCGGCCGGTCCGGTTCCGCTGCACCTGGCCGGCGGATGA
- a CDS encoding cytochrome P450, which translates to MSTFDTFLRLARGVYRRRLTLAADGYLHADPDARLHLAVWQNDPYALYEQLRKQGRLSRNRSGAWVTVDHEICRDVLRDRRFGARPDRLTVDESLSGFFETSFLAMEPPDHTRLRGAIRSDFGTKAVGRYRELVERTVDDLVGRAQRDRRFDLMSGLAQPLPLAVMSAIFGIPDDRRAAFHRSAAVLGSAIDGVRTMTQAARLRTATLTLDRLLTDLIERRRREPGDDLVSRLVTDAAGDVGAEELLPLCTLLLVAGFETTTNLIGNAVHALMRHPDQWAAFAGAPGELAASVVEETLRYDPPVHRAGREALADVEIAGTSIRAGEFVVTLIGGANRDPAAFDDPDRFDVFRRPTTAHLAFGGGIHYCVGHPLARLEATVAVRALAERLPRLRIDGRTARRSSGMIRGFTRLPLHVGG; encoded by the coding sequence ATGAGTACCTTCGACACGTTCCTGCGGCTGGCCAGGGGCGTCTATCGCCGTCGGCTCACCCTGGCCGCCGACGGTTACCTGCACGCCGACCCGGACGCCCGGCTGCACCTCGCGGTGTGGCAGAACGACCCGTACGCGCTCTACGAGCAACTACGCAAGCAGGGACGGCTGTCGCGCAACCGGTCCGGCGCGTGGGTCACCGTCGACCACGAGATCTGCCGGGACGTGCTGCGCGACCGGCGCTTCGGCGCACGACCCGACCGCCTCACCGTGGACGAGTCGCTCAGCGGCTTCTTCGAGACCTCGTTCCTCGCCATGGAGCCGCCGGACCACACCCGGCTGCGCGGGGCGATCCGCTCCGACTTCGGCACCAAGGCGGTCGGCCGCTACCGCGAACTCGTCGAACGTACCGTCGACGACCTTGTCGGCCGGGCCCAGCGCGACCGGCGCTTCGACCTGATGTCCGGCCTCGCCCAGCCGCTGCCGCTGGCCGTGATGTCCGCGATCTTCGGCATACCCGACGACCGGCGGGCTGCCTTCCACCGCAGCGCGGCGGTGCTGGGCAGCGCGATCGACGGCGTCCGGACGATGACCCAGGCGGCCCGCCTGCGCACCGCCACGCTGACCCTGGACCGCCTTCTCACCGACCTGATCGAGCGGCGTCGGCGCGAGCCCGGCGACGACCTCGTCAGCCGGCTGGTCACCGACGCCGCCGGCGACGTCGGCGCCGAGGAACTGCTGCCGCTGTGCACGCTGCTGCTGGTCGCCGGGTTCGAGACCACCACCAACCTGATCGGCAACGCGGTGCACGCCCTGATGCGGCACCCGGACCAGTGGGCGGCGTTCGCCGGCGCCCCGGGCGAACTCGCGGCTTCCGTCGTCGAGGAAACCCTGCGGTACGACCCACCCGTTCACCGCGCCGGCCGGGAGGCCCTGGCGGACGTCGAGATCGCGGGCACGTCGATCCGGGCCGGCGAGTTCGTGGTGACCCTGATCGGGGGCGCGAACCGGGACCCGGCCGCCTTCGACGACCCGGACCGCTTCGACGTGTTCCGCAGGCCCACGACCGCGCACCTGGCCTTCGGCGGCGGCATTCATTACTGCGTCGGCCATCCGCTGGCCCGGCTGGAGGCCACCGTCGCCGTCCGCGCCCTCGCCGAACGGCTTCCCCGCCTCCGGATCGACGGGCGAACCGCTCGCCGCTCCTCCGGGATGATCCGCGGGTTCACCCGGCTGCCCCTGCACGTCGGCGGCTGA
- a CDS encoding carotenoid oxygenase family protein, translating to MSRYLSGAFDPVRGEHTEHALRVDGELPPELDGLFTQIGPAPAGRPRRALDGTYPWFMQDGLVCGVRLRHGRALWFRNRWVRSRRAARSLGEKPAPGPRHFLVDTVNTNVVAHHGVLLALIESGCLPAQLSETLDTVGYTDLGGQLPRGFAAHPRVDPATGELHALAYSPLRSWAEYLVLSAEGRVTRSDRVELGGRPLMHDIALTPRFLVFLDLPVRFAPLRGVTGAFPYRWSDRHQSRIGVLPRDGGPVRWIAIEPCFVYHLVGAEETADGGLTVRALRYDRLFDDRAADPFARPATLSEWHAAAGADHATTRTLHDRPHEMPRSDPRRTGRPHRYYYAVAQDPAEPDRSGLLRFDLRRGEAETLELPAGVVSGEVVFVPRTAGGAETDGWLVHFQTDLAAGTSALVVRDAAGLDEAPCAVVPLPVRVPMGAHSSWIRSDEWQAMP from the coding sequence ATGAGCCGCTATCTGTCCGGCGCTTTCGACCCCGTACGGGGGGAGCACACCGAACACGCGCTGCGGGTGGACGGCGAGTTGCCGCCCGAGCTGGACGGGCTGTTCACCCAGATCGGCCCCGCCCCCGCCGGTCGGCCACGCCGGGCACTCGACGGCACGTACCCCTGGTTCATGCAGGACGGCCTGGTCTGCGGGGTCCGGCTGCGGCACGGGCGGGCGCTCTGGTTCCGCAACCGGTGGGTACGTTCGCGACGCGCGGCCCGGTCGCTGGGTGAGAAGCCCGCTCCCGGGCCACGCCACTTCCTGGTCGACACGGTCAACACCAACGTCGTCGCCCACCACGGGGTTCTGCTGGCGCTGATCGAATCGGGCTGCCTGCCGGCCCAGCTCTCGGAAACGCTGGACACCGTCGGCTACACCGACCTCGGCGGCCAGCTCCCGCGCGGGTTCGCGGCCCACCCCCGGGTCGACCCGGCGACCGGCGAGTTGCACGCGCTCGCCTACTCGCCGCTGCGCTCCTGGGCCGAATACCTGGTGCTGTCCGCGGAGGGCCGGGTGACCCGCAGCGACCGCGTCGAGCTGGGCGGCCGGCCGCTGATGCACGACATCGCGCTCACGCCGCGCTTCCTGGTCTTCCTGGACCTGCCGGTCCGCTTCGCCCCGCTGCGCGGCGTCACCGGAGCGTTCCCCTACCGGTGGAGCGACCGGCACCAGTCCCGGATCGGGGTGCTGCCCCGCGACGGCGGCCCGGTCCGGTGGATCGCCATCGAGCCGTGCTTCGTCTACCACCTGGTCGGCGCGGAGGAGACCGCGGACGGTGGACTGACCGTCCGCGCGCTGCGGTACGACCGGCTCTTCGACGACCGCGCCGCCGACCCGTTCGCCCGGCCCGCGACGTTGTCCGAGTGGCACGCCGCCGCGGGCGCCGACCACGCCACCACCCGTACGCTGCACGACCGGCCGCACGAGATGCCCCGTTCCGATCCGCGCCGGACGGGCCGGCCGCACCGCTACTACTACGCGGTGGCCCAGGACCCCGCCGAGCCGGACCGTTCCGGGCTGCTCCGCTTCGACCTGCGGCGGGGGGAGGCCGAGACGCTCGAACTCCCGGCCGGGGTCGTCTCCGGCGAGGTGGTCTTCGTGCCGCGTACGGCCGGCGGCGCCGAGACCGACGGCTGGCTGGTCCACTTCCAGACCGACCTGGCAGCGGGCACTTCCGCGCTGGTCGTCCGCGACGCCGCGGGCCTGGACGAGGCGCCCTGTGCCGTCGTCCCGCTCCCGGTCCGCGTGCCGATGGGCGCCCACAGCAGCTGGATCAGATCCGACGAATGGCAGGCGATGCCGTGA
- a CDS encoding NADP-dependent oxidoreductase, which translates to MLGVVATALGGPEVLQVTELPDPEAGPGQVVVRIRAVCVHPADVASTTGEIPRGPVPTPFSPGWDIAGEVASVGPGTAEFAVGDRVVGMIPWYLTRGNPGGYAEFVAADTDWLVPLPDGVDFAAASTVPLNAQTAQQGLALVSLAMLPAGSSILVTGASGGVGGFATQLALQSGFRVLAQAGHDDEQWVRDLGAHEVVSRSADLAAVGPVSAVFDAIPLGEAAAAAVEDRGIVVTTRPTPPIVPARGVRQELQLIRHDHELLAVLVGQVAAGQLRTRVAATMPLTEAADAHRRVLAGGLHGKIVLTTG; encoded by the coding sequence GTGCTGGGAGTCGTCGCGACCGCGCTTGGCGGTCCTGAGGTGTTGCAGGTGACCGAGCTGCCCGACCCCGAGGCGGGGCCAGGGCAGGTTGTGGTCCGGATTCGCGCCGTCTGTGTGCACCCGGCCGACGTGGCGTCGACCACCGGGGAAATTCCTCGCGGACCGGTTCCGACGCCGTTCTCGCCCGGCTGGGACATCGCCGGCGAGGTGGCCTCCGTCGGCCCCGGCACGGCCGAATTCGCGGTCGGCGATCGTGTCGTCGGCATGATTCCGTGGTATCTGACCCGGGGCAACCCGGGTGGCTACGCCGAGTTCGTGGCGGCCGACACCGACTGGCTGGTGCCGTTGCCCGACGGGGTCGACTTCGCCGCCGCGTCCACGGTGCCGCTCAACGCCCAGACCGCACAGCAGGGGCTGGCCCTGGTGTCCTTGGCCATGCTTCCGGCCGGCAGCAGCATTCTCGTCACCGGCGCCAGCGGCGGTGTCGGCGGTTTCGCCACCCAGCTCGCCCTTCAGAGCGGCTTCCGTGTCCTGGCGCAGGCCGGCCACGACGACGAGCAATGGGTGCGCGATCTCGGCGCTCACGAGGTGGTCTCCCGTTCCGCCGATCTGGCCGCGGTCGGGCCGGTGTCCGCGGTCTTCGACGCGATCCCTCTGGGCGAGGCGGCGGCCGCTGCGGTCGAGGACAGGGGAATCGTGGTCACGACCCGGCCCACGCCGCCCATCGTTCCGGCCCGTGGTGTGCGTCAAGAGCTGCAACTCATCCGGCACGACCACGAGCTGCTGGCCGTCCTGGTGGGGCAGGTGGCGGCGGGACAACTGCGCACGCGGGTGGCGGCCACGATGCCGTTGACCGAGGCCGCCGACGCCCACCGGCGGGTGCTGGCCGGGGGACTGCACGGAAAGATCGTGCTGACGACCGGCTGA
- a CDS encoding helix-turn-helix domain-containing protein: MRRALGRRLTRLRTASGMSRRDVVEARLGISEPTLHRIETGKVPVTGANVRALCWLYGADQSITDALADLALGTSQQEWWDASPVIPEWFKLYVGLEASASRMFGYDGEIVPGELQTPEYARAVFGAEQPADTEIAERHINLRMQRQKTLFSRNPPIRLVTVLGEGALARPVGGEQVMKGQIEHLRRLSQQDTVDIRVLPFSVGAHAAMAGAFRILEFDDPDDPDVVYLESHVGALYLEEQVEVDEYRRIFDLITKDSVPVGEFR; encoded by the coding sequence GTGCGGCGGGCGTTGGGGCGGCGTTTGACGCGGCTTCGTACGGCGTCCGGGATGAGCCGGCGTGATGTGGTGGAAGCTCGGCTGGGCATCTCCGAGCCGACGCTGCACCGCATCGAGACGGGCAAGGTGCCGGTCACCGGGGCCAACGTACGGGCGCTCTGCTGGCTTTACGGCGCCGACCAGAGCATCACCGACGCGCTTGCGGACCTCGCACTGGGGACGTCACAGCAGGAGTGGTGGGACGCCAGCCCGGTGATCCCCGAGTGGTTCAAGCTGTACGTCGGGCTGGAGGCGTCCGCGTCCCGGATGTTCGGGTACGACGGCGAGATCGTTCCCGGCGAGTTGCAGACCCCGGAGTACGCGCGAGCCGTCTTCGGCGCCGAACAGCCGGCCGACACGGAGATTGCCGAGCGCCACATCAACCTCCGCATGCAGCGGCAGAAGACGCTTTTCTCCCGCAACCCACCGATCCGCCTCGTAACGGTGCTGGGTGAGGGAGCACTGGCCCGGCCGGTCGGCGGCGAACAGGTGATGAAGGGGCAGATCGAGCATCTGCGGCGGTTGTCCCAACAGGACACTGTCGACATCCGGGTGCTGCCGTTCTCGGTCGGGGCGCACGCGGCGATGGCCGGCGCTTTCCGGATCCTGGAGTTCGACGACCCGGACGATCCGGACGTGGTCTACCTCGAGTCCCACGTCGGCGCCCTCTACCTGGAGGAGCAGGTCGAGGTCGACGAGTACCGGCGTATCTTCGACCTCATCACCAAGGATTCCGTGCCGGTCGGAGAGTTCCGCTGA
- a CDS encoding acyl carrier protein has product MAGDAVNPSHPGAQPRGPDPILRSLPPEDRRAYLVGLVRAETAILLGALEPEAVPAGVTFDDLGLTRAEAVELRDRLAVVCGTDLPRDLLEQHPRPDAVADVIHGRLFGDPDGDNDR; this is encoded by the coding sequence ATGGCAGGCGATGCCGTGAACCCCTCGCACCCCGGGGCCCAGCCCCGAGGCCCGGACCCCATTCTGCGATCCCTGCCGCCGGAGGACCGGCGCGCGTACCTGGTGGGTCTGGTTCGCGCGGAGACCGCGATCCTGCTCGGCGCCCTCGAGCCCGAGGCTGTTCCGGCCGGCGTGACCTTCGACGACCTGGGTCTGACCCGTGCCGAGGCGGTCGAGCTGCGGGACCGGCTGGCCGTCGTCTGCGGGACCGACCTGCCGCGAGACCTCCTCGAGCAGCATCCACGTCCGGACGCGGTGGCCGACGTGATCCACGGCCGGCTGTTCGGCGATCCGGACGGCGACAACGACAGGTGA
- a CDS encoding GGDEF domain-containing protein, with the protein MPDDAQLRTESETARLRARIDQLAAHVQKLEQERASLQWLAGHDELTGLANRRLFHALAPGRLRDDDCSSAVVILDLNGFKPINDTYGHEAGDEVLCVVARRMADCLGDHLVARFGGDEFAALPRAPHADVPEAWWREVAGSLSAAIAPPIDVQGHTLSVTASIGVVPAGRSADLPDLLRRADQAMFGAKRHAYTTNQVGITWVVSTESGDHIETYEPAAIPGSTASGPAVGCRPGDPVWVHRSGVRRAGVVESACEWAALVRYRCLNGAGTMVDTIPTHCLTVRAEADPYLDR; encoded by the coding sequence ATGCCAGATGACGCTCAGCTGCGGACCGAGTCCGAAACCGCCCGCCTCCGGGCCCGCATCGATCAGCTGGCGGCGCACGTCCAGAAACTGGAGCAGGAGCGCGCCTCGCTGCAGTGGCTGGCCGGCCACGACGAGCTCACCGGACTCGCCAACCGCCGCCTCTTCCACGCGCTCGCGCCGGGCCGGCTGCGCGACGACGACTGCTCGTCGGCCGTCGTGATCCTCGACCTCAACGGTTTCAAGCCGATCAACGACACGTATGGGCACGAGGCCGGCGACGAGGTCCTCTGCGTGGTCGCCCGGCGCATGGCCGACTGCCTCGGCGATCATCTGGTGGCCCGGTTCGGCGGTGACGAGTTCGCCGCGCTGCCGCGTGCCCCGCACGCCGACGTCCCGGAGGCGTGGTGGCGGGAGGTGGCGGGCTCGCTGAGCGCCGCTATCGCACCCCCGATCGACGTGCAGGGCCACACCCTGTCCGTCACCGCCTCGATCGGTGTCGTGCCGGCCGGGCGCTCCGCCGACCTTCCCGACCTGCTGCGCCGGGCCGACCAGGCGATGTTCGGCGCCAAGCGGCACGCGTACACCACCAACCAGGTCGGTATCACCTGGGTCGTGTCCACGGAGAGCGGCGACCACATCGAGACGTACGAGCCGGCCGCGATCCCGGGCTCGACCGCCTCGGGACCCGCGGTGGGGTGCCGGCCGGGCGACCCTGTGTGGGTGCACCGCAGTGGCGTCCGCCGGGCGGGAGTGGTCGAGAGCGCCTGCGAATGGGCCGCCCTGGTCCGCTACCGCTGTCTGAACGGCGCGGGCACGATGGTCGACACGATCCCCACGCACTGTCTTACGGTGCGGGCCGAGGCCGATCCGTACCTCGACCGGTGA
- a CDS encoding protein kinase domain-containing protein translates to MRPADPRRLGQYRLEARLGQGGMGTVYLGRGRDGRAVAIKAVKSEFAYDPEFRARFRSEVNRARQVPPFCTAEVLDADADHEIPYLVTEYVDGPSLAEVVAEQGPLTGGNLHSVAIGVATALAAIHGAGVIHRDLKPRNVLFALGHPKVIDFGIARAFEATSHHTATDQMVGTVAYMAPERFDTATDRVAGPAADVFAWGVIVTYAGTGRTPFAADSPVATAAGILTQPPDLGDLPTPLRDLVAAALAKDPARRPTAAQLIDALVAYGVPPAPTAVIRATTPSRSPAAGAATARGPRRRRWAIPVLAAASVAAVAAGILAFGLGRDLAVDGRPEAGDLVAPPPSSGAPTLADPATPTRSATPARSAAPAGPAEPTRSATANPAGAGVTAEPLPTGKARLCTNADIKVSISAQSENPTAVGTQRGLISVANRSGTPCRVDGRAFVRLYNAADEPVTVPTTTVDEPGEAVDILLEPGGGAFQGMKWQACDRDSSDCPTGNSLRGSLVRSSPGVVAELLGFPDPNRSQLTIGSLRLGTLQPSTQGVVAW, encoded by the coding sequence TTGAGGCCGGCGGACCCCCGCCGGCTCGGGCAGTACCGGCTGGAGGCGCGCCTCGGGCAGGGTGGCATGGGCACGGTCTATCTGGGCCGCGGCCGCGACGGCCGCGCGGTCGCCATCAAGGCCGTCAAATCCGAGTTCGCGTACGACCCGGAGTTTCGCGCCCGGTTCCGCAGCGAGGTCAACCGGGCCCGTCAGGTGCCGCCGTTCTGTACGGCCGAGGTGCTCGACGCGGACGCCGACCATGAGATCCCCTACCTGGTCACCGAGTACGTCGACGGGCCCAGCCTGGCCGAGGTGGTGGCCGAGCAGGGCCCGCTGACCGGCGGGAACCTGCACAGCGTGGCGATCGGGGTGGCGACCGCGTTGGCCGCCATCCACGGCGCCGGGGTCATCCACCGTGACCTGAAACCCCGCAACGTCCTGTTCGCACTCGGCCACCCGAAGGTGATCGACTTCGGCATCGCGCGGGCGTTCGAGGCGACCAGCCACCACACCGCCACCGATCAGATGGTCGGGACGGTGGCGTACATGGCACCGGAGCGGTTCGACACCGCCACCGACCGGGTCGCCGGGCCGGCCGCCGACGTCTTCGCCTGGGGCGTCATCGTGACCTACGCCGGCACCGGGCGTACCCCGTTCGCCGCCGACTCCCCGGTGGCCACCGCGGCCGGCATCCTCACCCAGCCCCCGGATCTTGGTGACCTGCCGACTCCGCTGCGTGACCTGGTCGCCGCCGCGCTGGCGAAGGACCCGGCCCGGCGGCCGACCGCGGCGCAGCTCATCGACGCCCTGGTGGCCTACGGCGTGCCACCGGCCCCGACGGCGGTGATCAGAGCGACCACGCCGAGCCGCAGCCCCGCGGCCGGGGCCGCCACGGCGCGTGGGCCAAGGCGCCGGCGCTGGGCGATCCCCGTGCTGGCCGCCGCGTCGGTCGCCGCGGTCGCAGCCGGGATCCTCGCCTTCGGGTTGGGGCGCGACCTGGCTGTGGACGGCCGTCCGGAAGCGGGTGACCTCGTCGCCCCGCCGCCCTCCAGCGGCGCTCCAACCCTGGCCGACCCGGCCACTCCGACCCGCTCGGCCACTCCGGCGCGCTCGGCCGCACCGGCCGGTCCGGCCGAACCTACGCGCTCGGCCACAGCGAATCCGGCGGGCGCCGGGGTGACGGCCGAGCCGTTGCCGACCGGCAAGGCCCGGCTGTGCACCAACGCCGACATAAAGGTCTCGATCAGCGCCCAGAGCGAGAACCCCACCGCGGTCGGCACCCAGCGCGGGCTCATCTCGGTCGCCAACCGGTCCGGCACGCCGTGCCGGGTCGACGGCCGGGCCTTCGTGCGGCTCTACAACGCCGCCGACGAGCCGGTGACCGTGCCGACCACCACGGTCGACGAACCCGGCGAGGCCGTCGACATTCTCCTCGAGCCCGGCGGCGGGGCCTTCCAGGGGATGAAGTGGCAGGCCTGTGACAGGGACAGCAGCGACTGCCCGACCGGCAACTCGCTGCGCGGCAGCCTGGTCCGGTCGTCGCCGGGTGTCGTAGCCGAACTGCTGGGGTTTCCCGACCCCAACCGCAGCCAGCTCACCATCGGCTCACTGCGGCTGGGCACCCTGCAGCCGAGCACCCAGGGCGTGGTCGCCTGGTGA